One genomic region from Epinephelus moara isolate mb chromosome 8, YSFRI_EMoa_1.0, whole genome shotgun sequence encodes:
- the wu:fi75a02 gene encoding uncharacterized protein wu:fi75a02 isoform X2 has product MLTRPLTLNESSGGGRGLSAVTPPPALPLAEEDNDDDEETQTGLGAVSFSPAPSHSPAHPPHVTTSSSSSSSDSEDSHTYSSVSLSEQRRRSRGEDEDVEGEGRKRRRKNHKGNREEEDEEEEDAGRFVGRMAVSFRGGQGSEEEALLTLHKFNHKKHRRREEGGSSQSEKAVSIVRQNGYRVPPLLLPHSVSGSSSQQALHLLQSAQRGRTCSQSEAFDISSGQWRFSDITAPLSFSSNPRAFHLWHLGFSSASTFSPSPMLRLSAVAVETMSESVRGGACVSPLRPLKDWTAPPSLGSDHCYVRSPIPSPTFSARRQQKQRANHRSLRLRLPRLQPLSLRSANGLSAPLAIGQSAVSSEFLSVNGESCKRVSQIRIRRASPRETLLTPMGLPKVKRLKKKEFSLEEIYTNKNYKSPTTNRSLETIFEEPREKDGALLLIGQQRRRRLLLFPDFTQPRKRKRPQGAGLPVAMVPRKRAAARRHCHGAGDDESDLDVMLVERLSALEDFLTRQGLDM; this is encoded by the exons GTTTGGGAGCTGTCTCATTTAGCCCCGCCCCCTCCCATAGCCCCGCCCACCCCCCACatgtcaccacctcctcctcatcatcctcctcaGACAGCGAGGACTCTCACACATATTCTAGTGTGAGCCTAtcagaacagaggaggaggagcagaggagaggatgaggatgtggagggggaggggaggaagaggagaaggaagaaccacaaaggaaacagagaagaagaagatgaggaggaggaggatgctgGGAGATTTGTGGGGCGGATGGCGGTCTCCTTCAGAGGAGGACAAGGATCAGAGGAGGAAGCGCTGCTCACTCTGCACAAATTCAACCACAAGaaacacagaagaagagaggagggaggaagcagccaatcagagaagGCCGTCAGTATCGTCAGGCAGAATGGTTACAGagtgccgccgctgctgctgccacacAG CGTCTCCGGCTCCTCCTCCCAGCAGGCCCTGCACCTGCTGCAGTCAGCCCAGAGGGGTCGGAcctgtagccaatcagaagcatTCGACATCTCTTCAGGCCAATGGCGTTTCTCTGACATCACCGcacctctctccttctcctccaatCCCCGTGCTTTTCACTTATGGCACCTAGGCTTCTCCTCCGCTTCCACCTTTAGTCCCTCCCCCATGCTGCGTCTCTCAGCAGTTGCCGTGGAGACCATGTCAGAATCAGTGAGGGGTGGAGCTTGTGTGAGTCCCCTGCGGCCCCTGAAGGACTGGACAGCTCCGCCCAGTCTGGGCAGTGACCACTG TTACGTGCGGTCGCCGATACCCAG CCCCACGTTTTCTGCCCGGCGACAGCAGAAGCAACGGGCCAATCACAGGTCGCTCCGACTTCGCCTCCCCCGTCTACAGCCCCTTTCCCTCCGTTCAGCCAATGGACTGTCTGCTCCGCTTGCCATTGGCCAATCAGCAGTGAGCTCAGAGTTTCTCAGCGTAAACGGAGAG AGTTGTAAACGAGTTTCACAGATCCGAATCCGCCGGGCTTCACCGCGGGAAACGCTGCTCACTCCGATGGGACTGCCAAAAGTCAAAAG GTTAAAGAAGAAAGAGTTCAGTCTGGAGGAGATTTACACCAACAAGAACTACAAATCCCCCACTACCAACAG GAGTCTGGAGACGATCTTCGAGGAGCCACGTGAGAAGGATGGAGCGCTGCTCTTGATTGGCCAGCAGAGGAGGCGCaggctcctcctcttccctgaCTTCACTCAGCCCAGGAAAAGGAAGAGGCCTCAAG GGGCGGgacttcctgttgccatggtACCCAGGAAACGGGCAGCGGCCCGGAGACATTGCCACGGTGCTGGTGATGACGAGTCAGACCTGGACGTGATGCTGGTGGAGCGACTGAGTGCGCTTGAAGACTTCCTGACACGTCAAGGCCTGGACATGTga
- the LOC126394931 gene encoding dynamin-1-like: MPPPNSTHMWRLESDEKTLRKEISYAIKNIHGIRTGLFTPDMAFETIVKRLIAQIKEPCQKCVDLVINELVNTVRQCTQKVMLLIDIELAYINTNHDDFIGFANAQQKSSQMSKKKAAGNQDEIMVIRKGWLTINNISIMKGGAKEYWFVLTAETLCWYKDDEEKEKKYMLPVDNLKLKDIEKSFMSSKHIFALFNTEHRNVYKDYRQLELASESQEEVDSWKASFLRAGVYPERSVDKEKVEAEESSGDGQIHSLDPQLERQVEIVRNLVDSYLSIIHRTVRDLIPKTIMHLMVNNTKEFIHADLLAQLYSCGDQNTLMEESQEQAQHREEMLRMYHALREGLHIIGDISTSTITTAMPPPVDDSWLQVTGMPSGRRSPMSSPTPQRRAPPGPPRPGGRAAPGPPSRPAVSPDPGPPSIPSRPNRAPPPGVPR, translated from the exons ATGCCACCGCCAAACTCCACCCACATGTGGCGG ttggaGAGTGATGAGAAGACTCTTCGTAAAGAGATCAGCTACGCTATCAAGAACATCCACGGCATCAG GACGGGTCTGTTCACACCCGACATGGCGTTTGAGACGATCGTGAAGCGTCTAATCGCTCAGATCAAAGAGCCGTGTCAGAAATGTGTCGACCTGGTGATCAACGAGCTCGTCAACACCGTCAGGCAGTGCACTCAGAAG GTGATGCTGCTGATCGACATAGAGCTGGCGTACATTAACACCAACCATGATGACTTCATCGGCTTCGCCAA TGCCCAGCAGAAGAGCAGTCAGATGAGTAAGAAGAAGGCGGCAGGAAACCAG GATGAGATCATG gtgaTCCGTAAAGGCTGGCTGACCATCAACAACATCAGCATCATGAAGGGCGGAGCTAAAGAGTACTGGTTTGTCCTGACAGCTGAGACGCTGTGCTGGTACAAAGATGATgag gagaaggagaagaagtaCATGCTACCTGTGGACAACCTGAAACTCAAAGACATCGAGAAAAGCTTCATGTCCAGCAAACACATCTTCGCCCTGTTCAACACCgagcacag GAACGTGTACAAAGATTACCGTCAGCTTGAGTTGGCCAGTGAGTCTCAGGAGGAGGTGGACAGCTGGAAGGCTTCTTTCCTACGAGCTGGAGTGTACCCTGAACGCAGCGTG GATAAAGAGAAG gtggaggcggaggAGTCAAGTGGGGACGGGCAGATCCACAGTCTGGACCCTCAGCTGGAGCGACAGGTGGAGATCGTCAGGAACCTGGTGGACTCGTACCTGTCCATCATCCACCGCACCGTCAGAGACCTGATCCCCAAGACCATCATGCACCTGATGGTCAACAAc aCTAAAGAGTTCATCCATGCAGACCTGCTGGCTCAGCTGTACTCCTGTGGAGACCAGAACACCCTGATGGAGGAGTCCCAGGAACAG GCTCAGCACCGTGAGGAGATGTTGAGGATGTACCACGCCCTGCGTGAAGGACTCCACATCATCGGTGACATCAGCACTTCCACCATCACCACGGCGATGCCACCGCCTGTCGACGACTCCTGGCTGCAGGTGACTGGGATGCCGTCTGGACGCAG GTCCCCCATGTCCAGCCCCACCCCCCAGCGTCGGGCCCCTCCTGGACCTCCTCGTCCAGGCGGCCGGGCGGCCCCCGGCCCTCCGTCCCGCCCCGCAGTGTCACCTGACCCCGGACCCCCCTCCATCCCCTCCCGACCCAACAGAGCGCCTCCGCCTGGAGTCCCCAGGTAg